Proteins encoded together in one Candidatus Sulfotelmatobacter sp. window:
- a CDS encoding gluconokinase: protein MIVIVMGVTGAGKTTIGRMLAEQLGWQFADADDFHPPENVEKMRRGIPLDDEDRGPWLHRLRAMIGAWIAEGKNVVLACSALKRSYRNELDAGPEVRFVYLKGSAELIADRLRSRHGHFAGEQILAGQFADLEEPECAVTVSIAPEPMQIVGEIRQKLGLA, encoded by the coding sequence ATGATCGTGATCGTGATGGGAGTGACCGGGGCCGGCAAAACGACCATCGGGCGCATGCTGGCCGAGCAACTGGGTTGGCAGTTCGCGGACGCCGACGACTTTCATCCGCCCGAGAACGTCGAGAAGATGCGGCGTGGCATTCCGCTCGACGACGAAGATCGCGGGCCCTGGCTGCATCGCCTGCGTGCGATGATCGGCGCCTGGATCGCCGAAGGGAAGAATGTAGTGCTGGCGTGTTCCGCTCTTAAACGCAGCTACCGGAACGAACTCGATGCGGGGCCAGAGGTTCGGTTTGTCTACTTGAAGGGAAGCGCCGAGTTGATTGCAGATCGACTGCGCTCGCGCCACGGGCACTTCGCCGGTGAGCAGATTCTCGCCGGCCAGTTCGCCGACCTTGAAGAACCGGAATGCGCCGTCACTGTTTCGATCGCTCCGGAACCGATGCAGATTGTTGGTGAAATTCGGCAGAAGCTCGGCTTGGCGTAG
- a CDS encoding MBL fold metallo-hydrolase, with protein MRSFLTAVLALCFSICAASLPCAAASSPKPLQIYFVDVEGGQATLLVSPSGQSLLIDTGWPGYEGRDADRIVAAAHAAGIQQIDYVLITHYHRDHVGGVPQLVEGFKVGTFVDHGPNLEDSEVTRTDYAAYEKAVAGHAHVVVKPGWGLPIKGLEVQVLSAAGDVITKPLPGAGEANSYCKGATAEADDATENARSIGTLITYGKFRFLDLGDLTKKKEMELACPNNLLGTVDLFLVTHHGFDLSNPKALVWALHPRVAVIDNGPRKGSSPAAWQIVHDSPGLEDLWQLHYAEESDKDHNVADERIANVKENCEGKYLKVVAQSDGTFTVTNSRTGAEKAYKK; from the coding sequence ATTCCTGACTGCCGTTCTAGCCCTGTGCTTCAGTATTTGTGCGGCAAGTCTGCCGTGCGCCGCCGCATCCAGCCCGAAGCCGCTCCAGATTTATTTCGTCGACGTCGAAGGTGGCCAGGCCACGCTGCTGGTTAGCCCGTCTGGCCAATCGCTGCTCATCGACACGGGATGGCCGGGATACGAAGGCCGTGACGCCGACCGCATCGTCGCCGCCGCACATGCGGCCGGCATCCAGCAGATCGATTATGTATTGATCACCCACTATCACCGCGATCACGTCGGCGGCGTGCCGCAGCTGGTCGAGGGCTTCAAGGTGGGCACGTTCGTCGATCATGGTCCGAATCTGGAAGACTCGGAAGTCACGCGTACCGACTATGCCGCTTACGAAAAGGCAGTCGCCGGCCATGCCCATGTCGTCGTCAAGCCGGGATGGGGACTGCCGATCAAAGGCCTCGAAGTTCAGGTGTTGTCGGCGGCAGGCGATGTCATCACAAAGCCCTTGCCCGGAGCGGGAGAAGCTAATTCCTATTGCAAGGGCGCAACCGCCGAGGCAGATGACGCGACTGAGAATGCCCGGTCCATTGGGACTTTAATCACCTACGGAAAATTTCGCTTCCTCGATCTCGGCGATCTCACCAAGAAAAAAGAGATGGAGCTGGCCTGCCCCAACAACCTGCTCGGAACCGTCGATCTTTTTCTGGTGACGCATCACGGCTTTGACTTGTCGAATCCGAAGGCGCTGGTGTGGGCGTTGCATCCGCGCGTGGCGGTGATCGACAATGGCCCGCGCAAAGGGTCGAGTCCCGCGGCGTGGCAGATTGTGCACGACTCTCCCGGCCTCGAAGATTTGTGGCAACTGCACTATGCCGAAGAATCCGACAAAGATCACAACGTCGCCGACGAGCGTATCGCCAACGTCAAAGAGAACTGCGAAGGGAAATATCTCAAAGTCGTCGCGCAAAGCGATGGCACGTTCACGGTAACCAACAGCCGTACCGGCGCAGAGAAAGCGTACAAGAAGTAG